In Alnus glutinosa chromosome 7, dhAlnGlut1.1, whole genome shotgun sequence, the sequence aaacctGGCTGATAGACTCGATCAACTCGATCAACTTGATCTCTCACAATTTGGATAATAGAACTATCTGAATGTTCAATAATTGAGGTTCAAAATTCTTAAATGAGCAACTCTGAATTATAGGAGAATGAGATCAAGTAATGTAAtattgagaaatgttatttcttcatttttcatttgagATGGTTTAGAAAttctgaaataaaattaaaaaaagaattgaataaaaattaagtaaaatttaatatttaagaaATTACAATTTACGAACTAATATTTTCTATAATATTAGAACAAATTAAAGATTTTGAATCTTGTGCTCCAAAAAATATCTCCTACATAATTTTTGAACTTCCATTTTGAAAATCTTAAAACTCTTAAGAGCTAGCGTGACACTTATCATCAATTAGCAAAATTTATTTGTAAAGTGAAAATTCGTTAATGAAGATGAGGAAaaactttttctctctctcagacGAGGTATAATCAAAGTCCATTAAGCTTAATTTGAAGAATCTCGAAGATCTTTATTCTCAGCGGATCCTTTCATTTTGTCTTTAGTTAACTTTTCTCTTATACAAACGgacaaaaatcaaaatccatAAAACCAAGAGAGGAAAATATTTTAACCTTTATTCTatcttttcaattcttttttaagATGTGCTCCAAATATTATATGCCACAACATGGAGATGAAGTTTTCTTTAGTTATGGGTCTCTTCTACATTCTTAACACATAAAAGGCACACTATAATGGATTGAATTCAACCCTCATGTAAGAAATCATTCCCAAACAAATGAGACCTGTACTAAATTAAAGCCATCTCCAGAATAAAACAAATGTACACTCTGGCCATGTACATTCTGGCCGATCAAACTTTACCGTAACCTTCAAATTCTGCGTATCCCCTCACCAAGCCACCACTCTCAAAATTAGACTATAGCGATACCTTAATTTAGCAGCTTAGTATTAGTACCACTTGGCCCGTTAGCGCGAATGACATAAAGGGAGTGTGTGTTTATGAAATCAGATAATAATTTGCATTGTAGATCGAAAAGGACATTGTATTTATCGCTACTTCGGGTTCAATTTTTGCCTCCTTCGCAAGAAGCGCATACATCGATTTCTGATCGTTTCGCTTTGGTTTGATAActtccaaataaatttttttctttttttgtttatatttttattcttctataatcttttattttaaattaaaattgtcatttcgTAACAACTctataaaaaattactaaaatccATACTAATAGATCATTTTGTTAGACATACCAcatgaatttattaattaagtgcattttgaaatcacaaagatttatttgttataaggtcaaatcacatcaattaatttaataatcttttctttatttttttaaggaagcCTTTTAATGCTATTTTAGGGGCTTTGTTTCTTAAAAGGCTTTAAGGGACCATCTAAATTGCATGCACATCTAACTCGCCACATATGCCACCATCTATTATAACTTTATTCGAATGTAATTTTGTTCTTGGAATTATTTCTCTTATATTTACGGTTTGTTTAAAATTGTGTTAAAGatcttaaaaagtatttttagtaaataaaaagttgtgctaaacaaaaaattaatttttttaatttactttttggctctaaaaaaagtcaaaattgTGCTTTGAGTAAGCTTGAAAATGAagcttttttctaaaaagcttTTTCAATGAGAAATTCTATTTCCCAACACAATCTCAAACTTGCTCTTAATCGTACGCTGCTATCACGTGCCCAAGTACAATTGGATTTGGAGTTGGACAGTTGTTGTTTCACTTTTAACTCCAAGATGAATAAATTAAACCTCTAAACAGAGGCGGAGCTACCCCAGGCCTTGGGGGCACCTGCCCCCTCCCCCTTAAGGCCTGGGTTTCccccctccccaaaaaaaattccttaaaaataaataaataaattttacccataaattttttatatttttagttttggccctccccaattttttttctttcaatttggcccttTCAAATACCAAATCGTAGCTCCGCCCTGCCTCCACATACACTAAACTTCCTCTCTAAGCAAAGCTCTCTCTTCTGTAAGCCAACTTCTTCTCCAAAAAAAGCTGTTTGCAAAGGGAGGGAAAATCCTCTAAActtccctcctcctcctcctccccttTTCTTGACATTTTCAATAACGGGTTTATCTCGTCTTAGGATGAGAAGCCCCCTTCCCGTGCCTTTTGGTTATATTGTTTCTCGTATACATTGTCTAACCGCTTTAACTTGCGGCCATCTTTTTTGGTATTCGTGTCAAGAATTCATAGTTGTTTTATTCatttgatgcattttttttttttttaatttatgtttatctGCATTGATCTGGTTGTTTTGAAGCTTATTATTGGGTTGTCCAACCTTTTATTGTTGGTTTGACTGTAGTTCATCTTTGATGtacttaagaagaaaaaaaaaaagggggggggccAGAATTTCATCTTGCGGCAAGATGAATAGGCTTGCTTTGGACTGgtccaacttcttcttcttatatGGATATAATAGTAAGGGACTATTTTGTTAAGTAGTTACTAGGGAGCTGTGGATAACATAATGGGTTGGGTTGTTAGCAGGTGTGGGCTATTATAAATAGGTCCATATTGTAACAGAAGATCAGAGAGGATGAAAAAGTATAGTCCTGTTTGGTTAGATATTTGTAATTGGAGATTTGGGCCTCTCGAATAGCCCATAACAATTCTTGTTCAAATTCAGTACAATTCCATCACATATTGTTAGAATAGATTCCGGTTTGGTATTTGCTGAACCGAAAGAGTCTGTCTTCATTATCCTGTAAAAGAGAAAACTGCATTGGGGGAGGACCAGACAATCTCACTTCGATGTTGAAGTCAATATTATCTCAAACGTAATCTCTTTTTTGTCACTGAGAGCAATCAAAAAATTAACTGTGtagttgtgaggtatttatagaCGATCAATATTACCGTGACATGCCAACTAATTCTTACATCGatctatttttgttaaaaaaaaaaaaaactcaaaaaattagataatgtttaaattaatatttttatcttataattattttataatattgacataataattttaatttatatttaaattaataataattaataaaaaattaaaaaattaattaatacgATAGGGTCggcattttaaaatataaaaatattgtatataaAACTACTATTTTTCTTATCCTGACATGACATTTTGTACTTTATTAGATTTGATCTTCTAGCATTCCGTATTAGCAGATATGAAGTCCACGTGTACACGCAAAATGGGCATGTATGTAATTTCGAAGCAAACACGGTTTGTCGGTTTGGATATttcttttggatattttttttttgtttccttgtgTGACGTGTACCTTGAATGCTTTATATATAGGAGCCTTGGAGCTTCGTTTCTCTTCAATCCGATCACAACAAGCATTTTTTcacagagagaaaagaaaagaaaaccagaGAGAGACAATGGCAGGAATCGTGCACAAGATTGGAGAGACCCTCAACCCAGGAGGCAACAAGAAAGAAGACCAGCAGCACCAGGGACAGCAGCACAGGGCCGGAGATCAGTACAATACCGGAGATCAGTACCGTGGCGAGAACAGGGCTGGAGATCAGTACAAGACCGGAGATCAGTACCGTGGCGAGAACAGGGCCGGAGATCAGTACCGTGGCGAGCAAAAGGCCGGAGATCAGTACAGGCCTGAGCACCAGGGCGAGCGCAAGGAAGGGTTTGGAGAGAAGATCAAGGACAAGCTCCATGGCGGCGGCGAGGGCCAGGacggaaagaagaagaaggagaggaAGAAACATGGTGAAGGCCACGACGGCAGTAGCAGCGACAGCGACTAGA encodes:
- the LOC133873038 gene encoding protein SRC1-like is translated as MAGIVHKIGETLNPGGNKKEDQQHQGQQHRAGDQYNTGDQYRGENRAGDQYKTGDQYRGENRAGDQYRGEQKAGDQYRPEHQGERKEGFGEKIKDKLHGGGEGQDGKKKKERKKHGEGHDGSSSDSD